CCTGTTTAAAGTATGATTATAAAGAGACTCCAGGTCATGTAAGACGATGAATCTCATATATTAACATGTTTTTTGGGACATTTTCACAGTTCCACTGTCTGAACTTTATGACGTGGAAGAGGATATTGGACGAGGATACTTCGGCACTGTGCGCAAAGGGATCCGGAGATCCGATGGCCAGCAGGTAAATcactcttatgttcaccaactGTACCATATAGATCAGTGCCTTCATCTAGTGCACTTCAAAAATAACTTCTTCATCTTTGTCAAATTCATCAAGAAGCTTACAACAGGCCGGTTTGCAGTGGCTCTAAACCTAAACCTCTAAACCGTCTGTTGAATCGGCCTCCGTTGAGCCCCTTTATTGTGCACATGCTGGAATGGTTCGAGGAGGAAGATCAGtacatcctcatcctcatcctgGAATATTCTGAGTCCTGCCGAGACCTGTACGGATTCATCCTCCAGGAAAAGCTGAGTGAATCACAGGCACGTAGCTTGATGTACCAAGCGGTGCTCGCAGCCAAGCACTGTCTTGACGGAGGCGTCTTCCACCGTGACATCAAGCTAGACAACTACGTGATCAACACGGCGACGAACCGGGTCCAACTGATAGACTTTGGCTGCGGTGAAGTCGCCGAAAGTGGCATTAAGGGGCAATTCATTGGTGAGTCGGTTTTTTGTGTTACTATTGTGATTAGCTCCAATACTAGCTAAGAATAGATTTGTGAAAATGGAGATTTGTACTGAACATCTCTTTCTTTTTAATGAACAGGATTCGCCTGCCCTCCTGAATATTTTGCGGATTTTGAATATGAGGCCGAGCCAACCACCGTCTGGTCTCTGGGGATTATGATGCACAGAACGGTGTGCAGCTGTAACCCCCTGAGAAAGGAAGATGGCCGCCTGAGTTTTGACTCCAGAGTCTCCGCAGGTCAGAGAACAGTTAACTACCAATAACATTGAGTATTAGTATTGAGTATCAGCGTTAGTTTGTGGACGTACAGAACATACCTGACTAACCGTCACTCTTGTGACACCTTACAGAATTTCAGGAGTTGATCACATGGTGCCTGGCTCTTAATCCATCTGAGAGAGCGACCATGGAGGACATCCTGCAGCACGAATGGTTTCGGCAGGAACGAATGTCCGGAGCCATTTAGGAGTCAGGTAGTATGACATCAGAGGTAAGGcagatgatgacagaaattgtcCAAGCAGTGATGTCATGTGTTTCAACTTTTCCTCACATTTATCCATTCAGCAGATTCTCCATGTCAGCCGGAGTGAGGAAAGAGCAGAGAGTCAGGGTCCTTCAGCTTAGTTTAAGGGCCCTGACACACCAAGGAGACGCTCGGCCAAAGTTGGGTCGCCGTTGAGCGTCGCTCAGTTTAGTTTTTGTGGTGCGATTCGGACATCTTTTTATTTGGTTGAATAAGTTTATTGCTGCTTTAATAATGCAAGTTTGGCATGATGGTGTCTTGTATTAATTATGGCATTTGAGTTAAGCACGATCCATGTGAAACGTTAGTGAATAACGTTACCATATCTTTCTAAAGACAAAGAAGAACAAACAATTTGCACTGGTTTAAAAATTAGCCAATGTGAAAACTTCCAAACATAAATGATCAggatgtgcgtgtgtgtgccaGTCTCAGGCTAAGAGTGGCGCCAAGCCTTCATCGCCCGCAATGACGTTTAAAACTTCCCATTTCAAAGCATTTCTTTAACAAAAGGTAATATATTTAACAACTTgtgataacataatatttatttcataaagaACAACACTGTGAGAATCATAAATTAAgtcaaaatgaacattttcgCTGCTCTAGTTGTCTCCCCACCCAAGCTGCAGTCGGACGTGTATCTTTCCCACTGTCCATTTTTAAGGGCAGTGGGCGTACCTTGAAAGCGTATTAAAATCTCACTGGAACAAACGGCAGGCAGGGTCATCTCTGTCTTGAAAGTGGAAGAAATGAAGATGGCACAGATATATCGTTCATGTATGACCTGGAAGTATTTATTCAGCGACTGGTGGTAAAAGTCATCTGTACAGAACACGGTTAGTCTACGTTAGTCGCACCGGCAGGAAAAAAAGGTCATAAAATGCGATTATTTGGTCACAGTCTGGAGCCTTTTATAAATAGGAGCAGAAAATGTATTGCACAAACACTAAAGTGAGCTTATCCTGCGAGATCACAATGACTGCtccttatatttatatttattggcAGATGTTCagttactttaaaatgtaaaaatgtcaaCATATATCAGAACAAAGGAATTGTTTGCTTTGAATACATTACAGGTTTTTGAAGAGAAAATACATGTTTGTAGTGTGAAGTCTGATGTTTGAGAAAATATGAGGGGTCAACAACTTTATCAGTTCTTTCactgtttaacacatttttactgaACTGTACCGTAAATGTGTCCAATGGTGTGACAgcaaaaattaagaaaaaaactcAATAATATACAAATAGCATGAGAGATTTATCTTCATTGTTAGACACTTATTTTCATATGGtgctattatttattatgaaattaggaaaaacattattttcccCCACGACTTGTTGgacattttcaataaatacGAGACAAACTTTGCCGTCATCTATTCAAAACTGTGAAAATCATACCATTTTAGGACAAGTGATTATATCTCCTCTACTGCAATACTCAACTGTTGTTTTTAAGATATCTTGAGATGAAGACAAATCTGCAGTTCTTTTAAGTGTGTCACACCATAGGACATCGGTACACTAAAGGACAGAAATGGTAGTTATTTAATTAAAGAGAGTGAGGGGCATTacatgaaattatttttatttaaccttGAATGTgtcaaagaagaaagaaaatttaATTTTGATACAAACAATATCaccaattttgtttatttaaaacaacagTGACTCTTTGACAGagcaaatattttaattacattaagattaattatattaaaacaagATTTTTGGAGCGTTAGTTAAAGAAGAaataacatttcattttgttaCATCATCaaccatgtttttaaaaatcacattttgtaAGTATATAGCTGCTCTTTTCATGGCATCATTTTGATTTTTACTTTGCGTCGTTCTCTAGGATCTCCTCTCTTCCATGTTCCCTGTTCGTTTTCTCCCTATACTTCCTCCCTCCCAGTCATTTCTCCCCCTCAATTCTTTCTCTCAAAAACAAAGTAGTATCACATTTTATGCTTATTTTCATGACACTTTATAACAGTACAAATTTTCTGcaaaacataagaaaaaaaatttgtatTCAATGTAACtattgcatttaataaaaaGCTGTTGAACAATCTTATTTAATCTTACTTAACTTTTTAAAGAGACCTTGTCCTCTGGTGTGACAGAAAAGGTGATATTATCTGTCACTCCACACGATGTTTCAGCCTCTTGAGTCAGTTCATGACTTTGCTATTCGTAGCTAACCTGTCATTAGCACTTAGCAAGACACATTTGCTTAATTTTCCATGATTATGTAGtttaacatacattttttattaacaaaatataatttagggGTGTCACACTAAAGGACAACAAAACCTAACCCTTTTACAGTGCTTCCAAAAAAGTTATTTGTACAATTCTGAGACAAAAGCGAACCATGTGCTTCAGTAACATGATCTTGAATTGGGTcccttaaataattaaatttgtcCGTGAAATTGCCCTATTTAATATCAGGATATGGCGTCACACCAGAGGACATCGTTTTCTGTGACAACATGTAACAAGATTGTACGCTTTTATTGCCATTTACTAAAATAGACACTTGTAAAATTATGCCTGaggtatttattaacatttctatgcttttctttttaatttataaaagttGTAATTTATTGAGCCATGCTTGAGACAGTCACAACATATGACAATTTTGAGATTTGGCTTCTCTAATAATGAAAGCAGTTTTTTTCAACAACAGGTCCAtgtaaaacaaagaaatgtttaaccatttactgcattttaaattatgtcaatactaattatattaattttgtcATGTATGACAGTGAAAATGCCACATCACGTCAACAACCCTattatcttttaaaatattttttttctgaacaaAAAATGATCAAGTCTGAACAAATATAATCAAATACACTTTCTGAGTCATTTTTGTATCGGTAAATTAgagcacattaaaataaaatgtattatttacatGTGAACTGACCAATTACAGCAATCGACCATCATTTTACCCTGTAATTACTTTCTTCAGCACATCTAACATCTAACACGAACGAGTTACTCGGTTTAAACACAGAAAATGTGAACGGccatgttttatatattaacaATGGCAGATATTTTCACTTTCTAAGAACATATATCTGAATTATCAGGAGAAATAAAAGCAAGAAGAAAACTGAAGCGGTTTCCTCAAGCGCAGCTCTAGCGTCTGAGGTAAACACTAGCGCATCACCATAGCAACCCACAACGGTCTCCCTCTATTGgcaacggttgtattttttctttAGAGGCGGTAATTAATGACTCGGTGTACAATAAACTCTTTTTGTcacattaataaatacaaatatacattaataattaaatattaataccaaaacaaacatttcatGGGTGCATCACAAATACAGTACCAAACTGGAAAAGTAACTGTACATCTGTTAATGAATAACAGCAAATCTGCTTATTCAACAAACAgttaaaacacatgaaaatcACCACATTTGTACTTGGGAAGATGTAGAACATGAATCAGGTGGAGTttgaagaaaacaagttgatttcatatttttgtgaatttttaaaatatgactatatagtaaaataaatagtattgGTCATGAATTtgacataattattaaagaatgaacagttaaaacacatgaaaatcgCCACATTGGTACTTGAGAAGATGAAGAACATGAATCTGGTGGAGTttgaagaaaacaagttgatttcatacttttatgattttttaaaatatgtctgtatagcaaaataaatagtATTGGTCATGAATTTGACATAATTATTAAAGCATGAACAgttaaaacacatgaaaataaCCACAATGGTACTTGGGAAGATGTAGAACATGAATCTGGTGGAGTttgaagaaaacaagttgatttcatatttttgtgaatttttaaaatatgactatatagtaaaataaatagtattgGTCATGAATTtgacataattattaaagaatgaacagttaaaacacatgaaaatcgCCACATTGGTACTTGGGAAGATGTGGAACATGAATCTGGTGGAGTttgaagaaaacaagttgatttcatatttttgtgaatttttaaaatatgtctgtatagTAAAATAAACAGTATTGGTCATGAATTtgacataattattaaagaatgaacagttaaaacacatgaaaatcgCCACAATGGTACTTGGGAAGATGTAGAACAAGAATCTGGTGGAGTttgaagaaaacaagttgatttcatacttttatgattttttaaaatatgtctgtatagcaaaataaatagtATTGGTCATGAATTTGACATATTTATTAAAGAAGGAAGTCgttaaaacacatgaaaatcgCCACATTGGTACTTGAGAAGATGTAGAACATGAATCTGGTGGAGTttgaagaaaacaagttgatttcatacttttatgaatttttaaaatatgtctgtatagcaaaataaatagtATTGGTCATGAATTtgacataattattaaagaaggaagtcgttaaaacacatgaaaatcgCCACAGTCGTACTTGGGAAGATGTAGAACATGAATCTGGTGGAGTttgaagaaaacaagttgatttcatattttatgaatttttaaaatatgtctgtatGGCAAAATAAATAGTACTGGTCATGAATTtgacataattattaaagaatgaacagttaaaacacatgaaaatcgCCACATTGGTACTTGAGAAGATGTAGAACATGAATCTGGTGGAGTttgaagaaaacaagttgatttcatacttttatgaatttttaaaatatgtctgtatagcaaaataaatagtATTGGTCATGAATTtgacataattattaaagaatgaacagttaaaacacatgaaaatcgCCACATTGGTACTTGAGAAGATGTAGAACATGAATCTGGTGGAGTttgaagaaaacaagttgatttcatacttttatgattttttaaaatatgtctgtatagcaaaataaatagtATTGGTCATGAATTTGACATATTTATTAAAGAAGGAAGTCgttaaaacacatgaaaatcgCCACATTGGTACTTGGGAAGATGTGGACATGAATCTGGTGGAGTttgaagaaaacaagttgatttcatacttttatgattttttaaaatatgtctgtatagcaaaataaatagtATTGGTCATGAATTTGACATATTTATTAAAGAAGGAAGTCgttaaaacacatgaaaatcgCCACATTGGTACTTGGAAGATGTAGAACAAGAATCTGGTGGAGTttgaagaaaacaagttgatttcatacttttatgaatttttaaaatatgtctgtatagcaaaataaatagtATTGGTCATGAATTtgacataattattaaagaaggaagtcgttaaaacacatgaaaatcgCCACAATGGTACTTGGGAAGATGTAGAACAAGAATCTGGTGGAGTttgaagaaaacaagttgatttcatacttttatgattttttaaaatatgtctgtatagtaaaataaatagtattgGTCATGAATTtgacataattattaaagatgGAAGTCGTTAAAACACATGAAATCGCCACATTGGTACTTGAGAAGATGTAGAACATGAATCTGGTGGAGTttgaagaaaacaagttgatttcatacttttatgattttttaaaatatgtctgtatagcaaaataaatagtATTGGTCATGAATTTGACATATTTATTAAAGAAGGAAGTCgttaaaacacatgaaaatcgCCACAATGGTACTTGGGAAGATGTAGAACAAGAATCTGGTGGAGTttgaagaaaacaagttgatttcatacttttatgattttttaaaatatgtctgta
Above is a genomic segment from Megalobrama amblycephala isolate DHTTF-2021 linkage group LG14, ASM1881202v1, whole genome shotgun sequence containing:
- the LOC125244373 gene encoding serine/threonine-protein kinase pim-1-like, encoding MKSRFFSFFRNALDVKRRGNKEADLQPPLDTDSADPQPGPSLNDPMDFLDLTDLLPSFPESPGAASKEREDPSWLRAVSCPGPSPQAYNRPVCSGSKPKPLNRLLNRPPLSPFIVHMLEWFEEEDQYILILILEYSESCRDLYGFILQEKLSESQARSLMYQAVLAAKHCLDGGVFHRDIKLDNYVINTATNRVQLIDFGCGEVAESGIKGQFIGFACPPEYFADFEYEAEPTTVWSLGIMMHRTVCSCNPLRKEDGRLSFDSRVSAEFQELITWCLALNPSERATMEDILQHEWFRQERMSGAI